From Fusarium fujikuroi IMI 58289 draft genome, chromosome FFUJ_chr07, a single genomic window includes:
- a CDS encoding related to putative nucleotide binding protein (NUPB) — protein MGLTKVKHIILVLSGKGGVGKSSVTTQLALSLASAGHSVGILDVDLTGPSIPRMLSIEESKVTQVPGGWAPVLVHEGDSSKGLGSLHAMSLGFLLPRRGDAVVWRGPKKTAMIRQFLKDVLWDETDFLLIDTPPGTSDEHISLAETLQKDALPGQVAGAVVVTTPQAVATADVRKELNFCTKTNIRVLGVVENMSGYVCPHCSECTDIFGSGGGKSMAEEFSVPFLGSVPMDAQFISLVEEGRRPTYPSGTTVNGKDISGRDGEEGEGGSLVDKYRDCSLFHVFGDITEKVLTNVAN, from the exons ATGGGCCTCACAAAGGTCAAACACATCATCCTG GTCCTCTCAGGCAAAGGAGGAGTAGGCAAATCATCGGTCACAACACAATTAGCATTGTCGCTCGCTTCAGCCGGTCACTCAGTCGGCATTCTCGACGTCGATTTAACCGGCCCTTCAATCCCCCGCATGCTCTCAATCGAAGAGTCAAAAGTCACACAAGTACCAGGAGGATGGGCGCCCGTGTTAGTACATGAAGGAGACTCATCCAAAGGCCTCGGGTCTCTACACGCGATGAGTCTAGGCTTCCTCCTCCCGAGGCGAGGCGACGCCGTTGTTTGGAGAGGACCAAAGAAAACAGCAATGATCCGACAATTCCTCAAAGATGTGCTCTGGGACGAGACCGACTTTCTACTCATCGACACACCACCCGGAACAAGCGACGAACACATATCCCTCGCCGAAACGCTCCAAAAAGACGCACTGCCGGGCCAAGTCGCGGGCGCAGTGGTGGTCACAACACCCCAGGCCGTAGCGACAGCGGACGTACGAAAAGAGCTCAACTTCTgcaccaagaccaacatcCGGGTATTGGGAGTCGTGGAAAACATGAGCGGCTACGTGTGTCCGCACTGCTCCGAGTGCACCGACATATTCGGGTCTGGGGGAGGGAAGAGCATGGCGGAAGAGTTCAGCGTTCCATTCCTGGGGAGTGTTCCTATGGATGCGCAGTTCATTTCTCTGGTTGAGGAAGGTAGACGACCGACATACCCGTCTGGTACGACGGTGAATGGGAAGGATATTTCGGGGAGGGACGgtgaggagggggagggggggagCTTGGTTGATAAGTACCGGGACTGTTCACTGTTTCATGTATTTGGAGATATTACAGAAAAGGTCCTGACAAACGTGGCTAATTGA
- a CDS encoding probable S-adenosylmethionine decarboxylase (spe-2) — protein sequence MTSVPYNCTFSPASATPHLTINHDVAADLDSTNAFEGPEKLLEVWFAPSPTTLPPTAPVNGLKAVPADTWVPMLDMVNCKVLSVLESEMMDAYLLSESSMFVFPHKIILKTCGTTTLLLGLQRMLHIAAKHGFPFHNANSADDIQAAATPYRVFYSRKNFLFPEKQQGPHRSWKQEVKYLDDMFDGGSAYMVGKMNGDHWYLYLTSPNQQALTPPRTPGEVEGTKIPVGTSFNGLPSSYHDETLEILMTDLDPENAKQFYLSHASAVASDKMAAEAKDARKEAINSLGGLAETVDEVDVFANEDDTMLDSIEALTTEGHALGTVVSESCGLSSVYPTSKYPDARVDAYLFSPCGFSANGVVPPEAGKGEHYFTVHVTPEPQCSFASFETNVPGGQSGRTTTEIIEHVVDIFKPGRFSVTLFEAKGAAQNPYCMGDDDSNNWAAKRLVDPVRGYRRIDRIVHDFEDYDLVFRFYEREGWAGTKNARVGEPVSPTK from the coding sequence aTGACCTCCGTCCCGTACAACTGCACCTTTTCGCCCGCCTCGGCTACTCCTCATCTCACAATCAACCATGATGTAGCCGCCGACCTCGACTCGACCAACGCTTTTGAAGGTcccgagaagcttctcgaggttTGGTTCGCTCCTAGTCCGACGACTCTGCCTCCTACTGCTCCTGTCAATGGTCTCAAGGCTGTTCCGGCTGATACCTGGGTTCCCATGCTTGACATGGTCAATTGCAAGGTTTTGTCTGTTCTTGAGAGTGAAATGATGGACGCCTATCTTCTCTCCGAGTCGAGCATGTTTGTCTTTCCTCACAAGATCATTCTCAAGACCTGCGGAACCACtacccttcttctcggtctTCAGCGAATGCTTCACATTGCCGCCAAGCATGGATTCCCATTCCACAATGCCAATTCGGCCGACGACATCCAAGCAGCCGCGACTCCATACCGAGTGTTCTACAGCCGCAAAAACTTTCTCTTCCCCGAGAAGCAGCAAGGCCCCCACCGCAGCTGGAAGCAAGAGGTCAAGTATCTCGACGACATGTTCGACGGAGGTAGTGCCTATATGGTAGGCAAGATGAACGGCGATCATTGGTATCTGTACCTCACCTCACCCAACCAGCAAGCCCTCACGCCCCCTCGCACCCCtggtgaggttgaaggcACCAAGATCCCCGTCGGGACGTCCTTCAATGGCCTCCCGAGCAGTTACCACGACGAGACGCTTGAAATCCTCATGACGGATCTCGATCCCGAAAACGCCAAGCAGTTCTATCTGTCGCACGCGAGTGCGGTCGCCAGCGACAAGATGGCTGCAGAGGCCAAGGATGCACGCAAGGAAgccatcaacagcctcggAGGGCTTGCCGAGACTGTTGACGAGGTTGATGTTTTCGCGAATGAAGACGACACCATGCTCGACTCGATCGAGGCTCTGACCACTGAGGGTCACGCATTGGGAACTGTCGTCTCGGAGAGTTGCGGCCTCTCCAGCGTCTACCCAACCAGCAAGTATCCCGATGCGCGAGTCGACGCATACCTGTTCAGTCCCTGCGGCTTCTCGGCCAACGGCGTCGTCCCTCCGGAGGCTGGCAAGGGTGAGCATTACTTTACGGTTCACGTCACCCCGGAGCCTCAGTGCTCGTTTGCTTCATTCGAGACCAACGTCCCTGGTGGTCAGAGCGGACGCACCACGACTGAGATCATTGAACATGTtgtcgacatcttcaagcccGGTCGTTTCAGCGTCACTCTTTTTGAAGCAAAGGGTGCAGCCCAGAACCCATACTGcatgggtgatgatgactcCAACAATTGGGCTGCCAAGCGTCTTGTTGATCCTGTCCGAGGATACAGACGTATTGATCGTATTGTTCACGATTTTGAGGACTACGATCTTGTCTTTCGTTTCTATGAACGTGAAGGATGGGCTGGAACCAAGAATGCTCGGGTTGGAGAGCCTGTCAGTCCTACCAAGTGA
- a CDS encoding probable NOP10-nucleolar rRNA processing protein encodes MHLMYTLDAQGNRLYTLKKVAQGQVTKSAHPARFSPDDKWSRQRVTLKRRFELLLTQQKDE; translated from the exons ATGCATCTCATGTACACCCTCGACGCCCAAGGCAATCGCCTTTACACCCTCAAGAAGGTCGCCCAAGGACAAGTCACCAAGTCCGCCCACCCCGCGCGCTTCTCCCCCGATGACAAGTGGTCGCGCCAGCGCGTTACTCTCAAGCGACGATTTGAGCTTCTCTTGACTCAGCAGA AGGACGAATAA
- a CDS encoding related to art-4 protein: MSSDAAPHKPIHSLVLDTGPLIKNDPPANTLRAKAEQLYTLPCIISEIRDAATRARVETTLLPFITLRSPNPESVKVIRDFARRTGDLAVLSKPDIDVLALGYELECERNGGDWRLRKTPGQKGLNGKPNKPAEGEAKTETETEKVEETLEKAVDNLTIENPVEQATVGESSQSEAKDTVAETVPEPESKDESGTKVTETTTNAIEETATAETAQPGEKADETIEAVEEASDGDASDDEGGWITPSNLKKHQAADTGATPSAPVQKTLQAAVLTSDYAMQNVALRMNLNLVAPSLARITHLKNWILRCHGCFKITKEMSKQFCPSCGQPTLNRVSCSTDEHGNFKIHLKKNFQWNNRGNVYSVPKPVHGSANGRLPKNAGGKNGWGNNLILAEDQKEFTRAGEEQRRQRKKDIMDQDYLPDLLTGHRAGGGQKIRVGAGRNVNSKKKH, from the coding sequence atgtcttcagaCGCAGCGCCTCACAAGCCCATTCACAGCCTTGTACTTGATACAGGCcctctcatcaagaacgacCCCCCCGCAAATACTCTCCGCGCGAAAGCTGAGCAACTCTACACCCTCCCCTGCATTATTTCCGAAATTCGAGATGCCGCCACACGAGCACGAGTAGAGACGACGCTTCTACCCTTCATCACCCTACGATCGCCCAACCCCGAGAGCGTTAAGGTCATTCGAGACTTTGCGAGGAGAACAGGAGATTTGGCTGTCCTGAGCAAGCCTGATATTGACGTCTTGGCGCTGGGGTATGAGTTGGAGTGTGAGCGAAATGGAGGAGATtggagattgagaaagaCACCTGGTCAGAAGGGTTTGAATGGGAAGCCAAACAAGCCTGCTGAGGGTGAGGCAAAGACTGAGACCGAGACtgagaaggtcgaggagaCTCTGGAGAAGGCCGTTGACAATCTGACCATCGAGAACCCTGTTGAGCAGGCCACGGTCGGAGAGTCCAGTCAGTCAGAGGCAAAAGACACGGTCGCAGAGACTGTCCCTGAGCCAGAATCCAAGGATGAGTCAGGCACAAAGGTCACAGAGACTACAACAAACGCGATTGAAGAGACCGCCACCGCAGAGACTGCGCAGCCTGGCGAAAAAGCCGACGAAACAATCGAagccgttgaagaagcatcTGACGGCGACGCCTCTGACGATGAAGGCGGCTGGATCACACCCTCAAACCTCAAGAAGCACCAAGCAGCAGACACCGGAGCGACACCCTCAGCGCCCGTCCAAAAGACCCTCCAAGCCGCAGTCCTCACATCCGATTACGCCATGCAAAACGTCGCTCTCCGAATgaacctcaacctcgtcgCACCATCCCTCGCACGAATCACACATCTCAAGAACTGGATTCTACGCTGCCACGGCTGCTTCAAGATCACCAAAGAAATGAGCAAGCAATTCTGCCCCTCGTGCGGCCAACCTACCCTCAACAGAGTGAGCTGCTCGACCGATGAGCACGGCAACTTCAAGATccatctcaagaagaacTTTCAGTGGAACAATCGTGGAAATGTCTACAGTGTTCCCAAGCCTGTTCACGGATCTGCGAATGGTCGTCTTCCAAAGAACGCGGGTGGAAAGAATGGCTGGGGAAATAATCTCATTCTCGCGGAGGATCAGAAGGAGTTTACGCGCGCGGGAGAGGAGCAGAGACgtcagaggaagaaggatatCATGGATCAGGATTATCTGCCCGACTTATTAACGGGGCATCGTGCAGGAGGCGGTCAAAAGATTCGCGTTGGAGCGGGACGAAATGTAaactcgaagaagaagcactAG
- a CDS encoding probable neutral amino acid permease, which translates to MDQINTAPTAPTDSKKSRRESVPDMFDTRTGEVAEINDMEKQKAAEGNAHFHRLGWKRLTVVLIVEAIALGCLSLPSAFATLGMVAGVILTVGLGFVAIYTSHVVGQVKLAFPEVSHYADAGRLMFGKFGYELVGVMFALQLIFLVGSHCLTGTIAFLNLTNNGACSVVFGVVSAIILLIVAIPPSFAEVAILGYIDFVSIAIAVAITIIATGVQAGDSVGGMSSVDWSAWPKDNLSFTDAFIAITNIVFAYSFAVCQFSFMDEMHTPRDYVKSIWALGLIEIGIYTLTGALIYAFVGSEVKSPALLSAGPTISKIAFGVALPVIFISGSINTTVVARYIHGRMFKNSIIRYINTKMGWITWLTLVTVITVVAFIIAEAIPFFNDLLSISSSLFISGFTFYFPSIMWFMLIRKGPWHSKENLLLSIANGLIFIIGMIVLVGGTYASIDDIILKFRHGEVRGVFTCEPIA; encoded by the exons ATGGACCAAATAAACACAGCCCCAACGGCTCCAACAGACTCAAAAAAGAGCCGTCGAGAATCAGTACCAGACATGTTTGACACACGGACCGGCGAAGTCGCCGAGATCAACGACATGGAGAAGCAAAAAGCCGCCGAGGGCAACGCACACTTCCACCGTCTCGGCTGGAAGCGATTGACAGTTGTACTGATCGTCGAGGCCATCGCCCTCGGCTGTCTATCTCTGCCCTCCGCCTTTGCCACCCTCGGCATGGTCGCTGGTGTTATTCTCACCGTCGGTCTTGGTTTCGTCGCTATCTACACATCGCACGTCGTTGGTCAGGTCAAGCTTGCTTTTCCCGAGGTTTCTCACTATGCCGATGCTGGTAGACTCATGTTTGGCAAGTTTGGTTACGAG CTGGTTGGCGTCATGTttgctcttcagctcatcttcctcgttgGATCTCACTGTCTCACTGGAACAATCGccttcctcaacctcaccaacAATGGAGCATGCTCTGTCGTCTTTGGTGTCGTCTCTGCCATCATCCtgctcatcgtcgccatTCCTCCCTCATTCGCAGAGGTTGCTATCCTTGGTTACATCGACTTTGTCTCCATTGCTATCGCtgtcgccatcaccatcatcgcaACTGGTGTCCAGGCCGGTGACTCGGTAGGCGGCATGTCTTCTGTCGACTGGTCTGCTTGGCCCAAGGACAACCTTAGCTTCACCGACGCtttcatcgccatcaccaacattgTTTTCGCCTACTCCTTTGCTGTCTGCCAGTTCAGCTTCATGGATGAGATGCATACTCCTCGTGACTATGTCAAGTCAATCTGGGCTCTTGGTCTGATTGAGATTGGTATCTATACTCTTACTGGCGCCCTCATTTATGCCTTTGTCGGTTCTGAGGTCAAGTCGCCTGCTCTTCTGTCTGCTGGTCCCACTATCTCCAAGATCGCCTTTGGTGTCGCTCTTcccgtcatcttcatctctggATCTATCAACACCACAGTTGTCGCCCGTTATATCCACGGACGTATGTTCAAGAACTCAATCATCCGctacatcaacaccaagatgGGTTGGATCACCTGGTTGACCCTTGTCACTGTCATCACTGTTGTGGCGTTCATCATTGCCGAGGCCATCCCCTTCTTCAATGATCTGTTGTCCATTTCTTCATCCCTGTTTATTTCGGGCTTCACATTTTACTTCCCCTCTATTATGTGGTTCATGCTCATCCGAAAGGGACCTTGGCACTCAAAGGAGAACCTCCTTCTTTCCATTGCCAATGGACTCATTTTCATTATTGGAATGATTGTTCTCGTTGGTGGAACATATGCTTCAATTGATGATATT ATCCTCAAGTTCCGTCACGGCGAAGTCCGAGGTGTTTTTACTTGTGAACCAATTGCTTAA
- a CDS encoding related to tryptophan 2,3 dioxygenase — translation MSAANTLFPYLRKDPSELPEGEDPFTITTRTGYLPFSLPLKKLPSQFDPVSNLLNDIPILKEDGTPGLLATFALGPLIDSGALPDLTSEIDNLVVPGTDKRDMAAITAAFRDYSFIASSYLLEPCWETYSKSDDGGYGLGRQTLPKCIAGPLVKCAEILDIPAFMSYAASYALYNYWLVHPEQGHDDYDNIRLVRAFEKGLDPKSSEAGFILTHIHMVAQTGGLIEGAVDLLAAVEKDNSTAKIAEAKASLELILNAMQIIETNMEGMWSQSLPKDYMTYRTFIYGITKQSMFPDGVVYEGQYDDKPQFFRGESGANDAIIPLLDHICEIPMPKNPLTDILIEFREYRPKPHRAFLKYVRETASEVGVRDFLTKSGDHGLAVLYLRVLDHIRSFRWRHWMFTREYIIKHTLHPTATGGSPIITWLPNQLTAVMDLMEEVAKGSGLWAVLEEGVWSGGGSLTHEDYILVKKIMDNVVTKKAQLKKEVDKYCQDRGV, via the exons ATGTCTGCTGCAAACACCCTCTTCCCATACCTCCGAAAGGACCCTTCCGAACTACCAGAGGGCGAGGATCCTTTCACCATCACAACTCGCACAGGATATCTGCCTTTCTCACTTCCTTTGAAGAAACTCCCTTCTCAATTTGATCCTGTTTCAAACCTTCTTAACGACATTCCTATTCTCAAGGAAGATGGTACACCAGGGTTGCTGGCGACCTTTGCTCTTGGGCCTCTCATCGACAGTGGAGCTCTCCCTGATTTGACTTCTGAGATTGATAATCTCGTTGTTCCTGGGACGGACAAGAGAGATATGGCTGCTATTACTGCTGCCTTTAGAGATTACAGCTTCATTGCTTCTTCGTATCTCCTTGAACCTTGCTGGGAGACTTATAGCAAGAGTGATGATGGCGGTTACGGACTTGGACGCCAGACACTTCCCAAGTGTATTGCTGGACCTCTTGTCAAGTGTGCCGAGAT TCTCGACATCCCCGCATTCATGTCTTATGCCGCCTCCTATGCCCTCTACAACTACTGGCTCGTTCATCCCGAGCAAGGGCACGATGACTACGACAACATCCGTCTCGTCCGCGCTTTTGAGAAAGGTCTCGACCCCAAGTCATCCGAAGCTggcttcatcctcactcaCATCCACATGGTCGCTCAAACCGGTGGCCTAATTGAAGGCGCGGTTGATCTGCTAGCCGCTGTTGAGAAAGACAACAGCACTGCCAAGATTGCAGAGGCAAAGGCTAGCTTGGAACTCATCCTCAATGCCATGCAGATCATTGAGACAAACATGGAGGGCATGTGGAGTCAATCACTCCCCAAAGACTACATGACCTACCGAACATTCATCTACGGCATCACCAAGCAGTCCATGTTCCCTGATGGTGTTGTCTACGAGGGCCAATACGACGACAAGCCCCAATTCTTCCGAGGAGAGTCTGGTGCCAACGATGCCATCATTCCTCTTCTCGATCACATCTGCGAGATCCCTATGCCCAAGAACCCATTGACAGACATCCTCATCGAGTTCAGAGAGTATCGCCCCAAGCCTCACCGCGCATTCCTCAAGTATGTCCGCGAAACAGCTTCCGAAGTGGGTGTTCGTGATTTCCTCACCAAATCCGGCGATCACGGTCTTGCAGTTCTGTATCTCCGTGTCCTCGATCATATTCGAAGCTTCCGATGGCGACACTGGATGTTTACCCGCGAGTACATCATCAAGCATACTCTTCATCCTACAGCTACAGGCGGAAGCCCGATCATCACTTGGCTTCCTAACCAGCTCACTGCTGTTATGGACTTGATGGAGGAGGTTGCCAAGGGATCTGGTCTCTGGGCGGTTTTGGAGGAGGGGGTCTGGAGTGGTGGGGGATCTTTGACTCACGAGGATTATATCCTGGTCAAGAAGATTATGGATAATGTTGTCACCAAGAAGGCTCAGTTAAAGAAGGAGGTTGACAAGTATTGCCAGGATCGGGGTGTTTAA